One window from the genome of Balaenoptera musculus isolate JJ_BM4_2016_0621 chromosome 3, mBalMus1.pri.v3, whole genome shotgun sequence encodes:
- the LOC118892604 gene encoding olfactory receptor 7C1-like: MYLVTFTGNLLIILAIVSDSHLHTPMYFFLSNLSFADICFTSTTIPKMLLNLQTQSKVITYKACLSQIFFFIVFGCLDNLFLTVMAYDRFVAICHPLHYTVIMNSQVCGLLALGSWCLMVFLFYGTGLGVYLSSAGTSSSRTSLVASVMYTMVTPMLNPFIYSLRNRDMKGALGRLLSRATSLSDRTVAGLP, encoded by the exons ATGTACCTGGTGACATTCACTGGGAATCTGCTCATCATCCTGGCCATCGTCTCAGACTCTCACCTCCACACCCCCATGTACTTCTTTCTCTCCAACCTGTCCTTTGCTGACATATGtttcacctccaccaccatcccaAAGATGCTGCTGAACCTCCAGACACAGAGCAAAGTCATAACATATAAAGCCTGCCTCAGccagatattttttttcattgtgtttggGTGCCTGGACAATTTATTCCTGACCGTGATGGCCTATGATCGCTTTGTGGCCATCTGTCACCCCCTGCACTACACAGTCATCATGAATTCCCAGGTGTGTGGACTGCTGGCTCTGGGCTCCTGGTGCCTCA TGGTTTTCTTGTTCTACGGCACAGGCCTTGGGGTCTACCTTAGTTCTGCAGGCACTTCATCCTCTAGGACAAGTCTGGTGGCCTCAGTGATGTACACCATGGTCACCCCCATGTTAAACCCTTTCATCTACAGTCTGAGGAACAGGGACATGAAGGGGGCTCTGGGGAGACTCCTCAGCAGGGCAACATCCCTCAGTGACAGGACTGTTGCAGGACTCCCATAA